A window of Pusillimonas sp. T7-7 contains these coding sequences:
- a CDS encoding type IV secretion system DNA-binding domain-containing protein: MSTLISPITRRRIAAFSLALLPTGAWMAAATWGSHMHWRDWNTRTFWHFVMLTPQYPVLYGSLGIGLVLALVLILLIGRTARTEGFEGAAYKRFVRGTRTTSAKSLARQCQESGKQQIDVGGIPMPTANENLHLLISGATGSGKSVLLRNMAASVLKRSQHDMSNRLLGQTPERNDRMIVIDPNGDLLSKFWQPSDVILNPYDARSQGWAFFNEVRADYDWKRLAHSMVPMSQDNNAEEWNDFGRLLLRETARKLHQLQGDAASVMDLFRLCTIEDPKVLKQFLEGTLAESLFVGSSEASKALSSARFVLSNKLSEHTGMKPGRFSIRDWLVKPDGGNLYINWREDMMSSMKPLVSSWADVFITSILSRPESTHRRWWLFIDELASLEALPSLEAGLTKGRKNGLRIVAGLQSTSQLEHIYGRTMATTIRASFRNLAVLGGSRTDPQTAKDMSESLGKHEVERPKYSISRSVDHRNTSDNMDRTTEDVVTAAQIQSLPALGGYVALAGDFPIARVGLPFREFVVSAAAFQESGKALHTATSTTTPSNG, from the coding sequence ATGTCCACCCTGATCTCCCCCATTACGCGGCGGCGCATTGCCGCGTTCTCTTTGGCGCTCTTGCCGACTGGTGCCTGGATGGCTGCCGCCACCTGGGGCAGCCATATGCACTGGCGAGACTGGAACACCAGAACGTTCTGGCATTTTGTGATGCTGACGCCGCAGTACCCTGTGCTCTACGGCTCACTGGGCATCGGTCTGGTTCTCGCATTGGTACTTATCCTGCTTATCGGGCGCACCGCCAGAACTGAAGGATTTGAGGGCGCTGCCTACAAACGCTTTGTGCGTGGCACACGCACCACCTCGGCAAAAAGCCTGGCTCGCCAGTGCCAAGAAAGTGGCAAACAGCAAATCGACGTGGGCGGCATCCCCATGCCGACCGCCAACGAAAACCTTCATTTGCTCATCAGCGGTGCCACGGGTTCCGGTAAATCGGTGTTGTTGCGCAACATGGCCGCTTCGGTACTCAAGCGCTCACAGCACGACATGAGCAACCGTTTGCTCGGCCAAACGCCCGAGCGCAACGACCGGATGATCGTGATTGACCCCAATGGGGACCTACTCAGCAAATTCTGGCAACCCAGCGACGTGATCCTGAATCCCTATGACGCCCGCAGCCAGGGCTGGGCGTTCTTCAATGAAGTTCGCGCCGACTACGACTGGAAGCGGCTGGCCCATTCCATGGTTCCCATGAGCCAAGACAATAACGCTGAAGAATGGAACGACTTCGGCCGCCTACTGCTACGCGAGACGGCCAGGAAGCTTCACCAGTTGCAGGGCGACGCAGCTAGCGTCATGGATCTCTTTCGCCTATGCACCATCGAAGACCCCAAGGTCTTGAAGCAGTTCCTGGAAGGCACGCTGGCCGAATCCCTTTTTGTTGGCTCCAGCGAAGCCAGCAAGGCGCTGTCTTCTGCCCGCTTCGTGCTGTCGAACAAGCTTTCGGAACACACTGGCATGAAGCCCGGGCGGTTCTCCATTCGAGACTGGCTGGTTAAGCCCGACGGTGGAAACCTGTACATCAACTGGCGCGAAGACATGATGAGTTCCATGAAACCGCTAGTGTCGTCATGGGCAGATGTATTCATCACGTCGATTCTGTCCAGGCCGGAAAGCACGCACCGGCGCTGGTGGCTGTTCATTGATGAACTGGCCAGCCTGGAAGCCCTGCCTTCACTGGAGGCCGGCCTAACCAAGGGCCGGAAAAATGGTCTGCGCATCGTGGCGGGATTGCAGAGTACGTCACAGTTGGAACACATCTATGGGCGCACCATGGCCACTACCATCCGGGCGAGCTTTCGTAATCTGGCTGTACTGGGCGGCTCGCGTACCGATCCACAGACAGCGAAGGATATGAGCGAAAGCCTGGGCAAACATGAGGTTGAACGGCCCAAGTACAGTATCAGTCGCAGTGTGGACCATCGCAACACCTCGGATAATATGGATCGGACGACGGAAGACGTCGTAACGGCGGCACAGATACAGTCGCTGCCAGCACTGGGCGGGTATGTAGCCTTGGCGGGGGATTTTCCGATTGCGAGGGTGGGTTTGCCGTTCAGGGAGTTTGTTGTGTCTGCGGCGGCGTTTCAAGAGTCTGGAAAAGCGCTACATACTGCTACATCCACAACGACACCATCTAATGGATAG
- the mobF gene encoding MobF family relaxase — protein MISHSQIYRARASLATHYYADQADDYYSRDGNAATWQGEGARRLGAIGEIDPQRFKAMLQGDFGRGVAAGRSIRRDAKARAALDLTFGAPKSITMQALIGGDERLIHANDKAVAAALTYVEQHLTMGRRKESGKSRVEHTGNLIIAKFRHETARPTQGAAPDPHLHIHALLMNLTQRADGSWVALSNEEIFKLLRVTDSIYQAELERNVRALGYAVRHEKSHIELAHISREQIEFFSKRSTGITAELSARGTNREEAPHALRQGITLAHRQEKAQELSRTELHRQWRAAAAGIGMQFDHARQQADIQPTRDLEQSSYLVAQASLNWAIQHLAERESVMPLADLLQNAVRHAGGHTNITAIQAAIQERVESGALIREAPHYRSTLDMQDLPLTREGWAAEVIRLRGLPQDTALQLVDQAIAEGRLLMESPRYATRKAFEVEFRIMAAEHAGRSAWHAIITDTNAETSLDTRLTPGQREAVMLITTGSDQITGIQGLAGTGKSFALQNAQTILQQQGHAMAALAPYGNMVRNLREDGIPANTIASVLSASDKRPFIDALGSKTIVVIDEAGVLPVRQMDKLLALIQPTGAKVVLLGDTAQTKAIEAGRAFAMLQESGMKTVLMADIQRQRSERLRQAVQLAAEGQASRSLPLLDQVLSIPDQFTTDEHGHKSRDSSARYEAIAQAYTRLSATDQAGTIVVTGTNASRVAINERIHALLGLEGKGYRCQLLTRHDTTRAERSVARYYTVGDIVVPERDYQCGLKRGEMYRVTGSTRHDRLTVESIQPDQSPTQAMEIIPKTMSKLSVYRLSRAELSVGDYVRITRNDAHNDLVNGQLAKVAAIDANSVTIETNGRHVQLPTDRPLNMDYAYTTTAHSAQGLTCDRVLYNAESFSRTTAQDTYYVSISRERHEVVVFTDDAKTLPERVDRLTYKGLAHDLQPVAAKDLTHGQNELGALSLRPESELEIG, from the coding sequence ATGATCTCGCACAGCCAGATCTATCGCGCCCGCGCGTCCCTTGCAACCCACTACTACGCCGATCAAGCCGATGATTACTACAGCCGTGACGGCAACGCCGCCACGTGGCAAGGCGAAGGCGCTCGACGTCTGGGGGCCATCGGTGAAATCGACCCTCAACGCTTCAAAGCCATGCTGCAGGGCGATTTTGGCCGTGGCGTCGCAGCTGGGCGGTCGATTCGCAGGGATGCGAAAGCCCGCGCTGCTCTCGATCTGACCTTCGGCGCGCCCAAAAGCATCACCATGCAGGCCTTGATCGGTGGCGACGAACGCCTGATTCACGCCAATGATAAAGCGGTCGCTGCTGCTCTCACTTATGTCGAGCAGCACCTAACCATGGGCCGCCGCAAGGAAAGCGGCAAGTCAAGGGTAGAACACACAGGTAATCTCATTATTGCCAAGTTCCGCCACGAAACCGCACGCCCTACCCAAGGCGCTGCCCCCGATCCTCATCTGCACATTCACGCCCTACTGATGAATTTGACTCAGCGGGCCGACGGCAGTTGGGTGGCGTTGTCCAATGAAGAAATCTTCAAGCTGCTGCGGGTGACGGACTCGATATACCAAGCGGAACTTGAACGCAATGTCCGTGCTCTGGGGTACGCGGTTCGCCATGAAAAGAGCCATATTGAACTGGCCCATATCAGCCGTGAGCAGATCGAGTTTTTCAGTAAACGTAGCACCGGCATCACGGCTGAATTGTCCGCACGCGGCACCAACCGTGAAGAAGCCCCTCACGCCCTGCGCCAAGGCATTACCTTGGCCCACCGCCAGGAGAAGGCACAGGAACTCAGCCGGACGGAACTGCATCGGCAATGGCGTGCTGCCGCTGCAGGGATCGGGATGCAGTTTGACCACGCAAGACAACAAGCAGATATCCAGCCGACACGGGACTTGGAGCAATCTTCTTACCTGGTGGCTCAAGCCTCGCTGAACTGGGCGATCCAGCATCTGGCCGAAAGGGAATCCGTCATGCCTCTGGCGGATTTGCTGCAAAACGCCGTTCGCCATGCCGGTGGCCATACGAATATCACAGCCATTCAGGCAGCGATCCAGGAACGTGTGGAGTCCGGCGCATTGATCCGGGAAGCACCGCACTACCGCAGCACTCTAGACATGCAAGACCTTCCCTTGACGCGCGAAGGCTGGGCTGCAGAAGTCATACGTCTGCGCGGCCTGCCTCAGGACACCGCCCTGCAACTGGTTGACCAAGCCATTGCCGAAGGACGCCTGCTGATGGAAAGCCCACGCTATGCAACCCGAAAGGCCTTTGAGGTTGAATTCAGAATAATGGCCGCCGAACATGCTGGCCGCAGTGCCTGGCACGCCATAATTACCGACACCAATGCCGAAACCAGCCTGGACACACGCCTGACGCCAGGCCAGCGCGAGGCCGTCATGTTGATCACGACCGGCTCCGATCAAATCACAGGTATCCAGGGCCTGGCTGGCACGGGTAAATCCTTCGCTCTGCAAAATGCACAAACCATCCTGCAACAACAGGGTCATGCCATGGCAGCCCTAGCCCCCTACGGGAACATGGTTCGTAATCTGCGCGAAGATGGCATACCGGCCAACACGATTGCATCGGTACTTTCTGCGTCTGACAAACGCCCCTTCATCGACGCCCTAGGGTCAAAAACCATCGTAGTGATCGATGAGGCCGGGGTCCTGCCCGTGCGCCAGATGGACAAGCTGCTGGCACTCATTCAACCAACAGGCGCTAAAGTAGTCTTGCTGGGCGACACCGCCCAGACCAAGGCCATCGAGGCAGGCCGCGCGTTTGCCATGCTTCAGGAAAGCGGCATGAAAACCGTATTGATGGCGGACATCCAGCGACAACGCTCTGAACGGCTACGCCAAGCAGTGCAGCTGGCCGCCGAAGGCCAAGCCAGCCGATCCCTACCGCTCCTAGATCAGGTGCTTAGCATCCCGGATCAATTCACTACTGACGAGCATGGCCACAAAAGCCGGGACAGTTCCGCACGATATGAAGCCATTGCCCAAGCCTATACGCGGCTTTCAGCGACAGACCAAGCGGGCACCATCGTGGTGACTGGAACCAACGCGTCTCGCGTAGCCATCAATGAACGGATCCACGCCCTGCTCGGCCTGGAAGGAAAAGGGTACCGATGCCAACTGCTGACTCGCCATGACACCACTCGTGCAGAACGCAGCGTAGCGCGGTATTACACCGTGGGAGACATCGTGGTTCCAGAAAGGGACTATCAGTGCGGGCTGAAACGCGGCGAGATGTATCGCGTAACCGGCAGTACACGCCATGACCGCCTTACCGTCGAATCGATCCAGCCCGACCAGTCGCCTACTCAAGCCATGGAAATCATCCCGAAAACCATGTCCAAGTTATCGGTCTACCGCCTGAGCCGAGCAGAACTATCTGTGGGCGACTATGTCCGCATTACTCGCAACGATGCCCATAATGACTTGGTCAACGGCCAACTGGCGAAGGTCGCGGCGATTGATGCAAATAGCGTCACTATCGAAACCAACGGTCGCCACGTGCAGCTGCCTACAGATCGACCGCTAAACATGGACTATGCATATACTACCACCGCGCATAGCGCCCAAGGGCTGACCTGCGACCGGGTGCTTTACAACGCCGAAAGCTTCAGCCGCACAACCGCCCAGGACACTTACTATGTCAGTATCTCGCGCGAACGACACGAGGTCGTTGTATTTACTGACGATGCGAAGACGCTGCCTGAGCGGGTGGATCGGCTGACGTACAAAGGGCTGGCACATGACCTGCAGCCGGTGGCGGCCAAAGACCTGACGCACGGTCAGAACGAACTCGGCGCCCTTTCCCTACGCCCGGAATCTGAGCTAGAAATAGGATGA
- the stbB gene encoding StbB family protein → MKVAVLNYTGSVGKTVAASHLLAPRMNGAQIFAVESTNETGADLGLNVDQLRGEHFGRLFRELLTREDAIVDVGASNIEDFLTHMMRYEGAHEEMSYFVLPVINTGKAQRETIKTVAALAELGVDPDRVRILFNRVDSSVHDEFPSILAYAAKTGEVQANPQAAIYENEVFELLADQRTTIADVLADQTDYRALLRAADPEDHMRISHLSNRHALRALAKPVDRQMNAAFIALFS, encoded by the coding sequence ATGAAAGTCGCCGTTCTGAACTACACCGGCTCCGTTGGCAAGACCGTAGCCGCCTCTCACCTTCTGGCACCACGCATGAACGGTGCCCAGATTTTTGCCGTAGAGTCCACCAATGAAACCGGTGCCGATCTGGGCTTGAATGTCGATCAGCTGCGCGGCGAACATTTTGGCCGACTTTTCCGGGAACTGCTCACCCGCGAAGACGCGATTGTCGATGTGGGTGCCAGCAACATCGAGGACTTTTTGACCCACATGATGCGCTACGAAGGTGCCCACGAGGAAATGAGCTACTTCGTGCTGCCAGTAATCAACACTGGCAAGGCACAGCGCGAAACCATCAAGACGGTGGCGGCACTGGCAGAACTGGGCGTTGACCCAGATCGGGTACGAATCCTTTTCAATCGTGTCGATAGCAGCGTGCATGACGAGTTTCCCTCAATCCTGGCCTATGCTGCCAAAACAGGCGAAGTGCAGGCCAACCCCCAGGCTGCCATTTACGAAAACGAAGTGTTCGAACTGCTGGCCGACCAACGCACAACCATTGCCGACGTATTGGCCGACCAGACGGATTACCGTGCACTGCTTCGGGCTGCCGATCCTGAGGACCATATGCGTATTTCACATCTAAGCAACCGGCACGCCCTACGTGCCTTAGCCAAGCCGGTGGACAGACAAATGAATGCGGCTTTCATCGCCCTGTTTTCCTGA
- a CDS encoding ParB/RepB/Spo0J family partition protein: MTNTIIDLNPTKLTVSLRYQARKTPGQKPLPELADSIAAQGLLQNIVVAKAKKRGAYEVVAGGRRLQAIQLLIADGRWPEDQQVPALLVAGDSALEASITENVQREAMHPADEFEAFAALIEQGKTIEDVAARFGVSPHVVKRWMRLASVAPELIAAYRAGEMALDALMAFSVSEDRERQSDVWAGLSEWERAHPHVIRNRLTEDELTANSGITRYIGLDAYHAAGGRSFRDLFADEEDGRSIYIQDRTLIEQLALAKLDTEVEAIRAEGWGWVSVALDTDNEQLRNYGRTYPESRPLTKAEKKSISELGAQRDAIEEKMDAVVDDDGTRWLELEQAFDDLEAQIENIQDAAQQWPTSILAVAGALVTIGSEGRMKVWRGLIRPEDRQDAAHAAKGEDGEAGARVSLPTAKTRPVHSERLMRQLTANKVGIVAAELATKPATALAVLVAQLARKTLISGYYGCGSFGIGVSTQQEALEQYAPDFAESKAGQELARVRQHWLDLMPTDESGETGNLLQWALGQDTATLLDFLAYLVAVSVQGVQHQESTSATPLDALAAIDGVDPARWWEPSAESYLAHVSKDRIIEVVTEGADEAAAAPLAKMKKGEAVQAAQQALAGRGWLPDILRIRVE, encoded by the coding sequence ATGACGAATACCATAATCGATTTGAACCCAACCAAGCTCACCGTTTCCTTACGCTATCAGGCGCGCAAAACACCCGGGCAGAAACCATTGCCAGAGTTGGCCGATTCCATTGCCGCGCAGGGGCTATTGCAAAACATTGTCGTCGCCAAGGCCAAGAAGCGCGGGGCGTATGAAGTCGTCGCCGGAGGCCGCCGCCTGCAAGCCATTCAACTACTGATCGCTGATGGCCGATGGCCCGAAGATCAACAGGTTCCCGCCCTGTTAGTCGCGGGCGATAGCGCTTTAGAGGCATCCATTACTGAAAACGTCCAGCGTGAAGCGATGCACCCGGCCGATGAGTTCGAGGCGTTCGCCGCGTTGATCGAACAGGGTAAGACTATCGAAGACGTGGCCGCACGATTCGGCGTCAGCCCGCATGTTGTCAAGCGCTGGATGCGACTGGCCAGCGTTGCCCCGGAGCTTATCGCTGCATATCGCGCTGGAGAAATGGCGCTGGATGCGCTGATGGCCTTCTCGGTGTCGGAAGACAGGGAGCGCCAGAGCGACGTATGGGCGGGGCTGTCAGAGTGGGAGCGCGCCCATCCACACGTTATCCGCAATCGTTTGACCGAAGATGAGTTGACCGCCAATAGTGGTATTACTCGTTACATTGGGCTGGATGCCTACCATGCCGCCGGTGGCCGCAGCTTCCGGGACCTTTTTGCAGACGAAGAGGATGGTCGCAGTATCTACATCCAGGATCGGACACTAATCGAACAGTTAGCGCTAGCCAAGCTGGACACCGAGGTCGAAGCAATCCGGGCCGAAGGCTGGGGTTGGGTCTCGGTTGCACTTGATACTGACAATGAGCAGCTGCGCAACTATGGTCGCACGTACCCCGAGAGCCGGCCATTAACCAAGGCGGAGAAAAAAAGTATCAGCGAGCTGGGTGCGCAGCGCGACGCTATCGAGGAAAAGATGGATGCCGTGGTGGATGACGACGGCACACGATGGTTAGAGCTGGAACAGGCGTTCGATGATCTTGAGGCGCAGATTGAGAATATTCAGGATGCGGCGCAGCAGTGGCCCACGAGCATACTGGCGGTTGCTGGGGCACTTGTAACTATAGGATCGGAAGGGCGCATGAAAGTCTGGCGTGGTTTGATTCGGCCAGAAGATCGCCAGGACGCCGCCCACGCGGCGAAGGGTGAGGACGGCGAAGCGGGCGCACGCGTATCGCTACCGACAGCTAAAACCCGGCCAGTACATTCAGAACGTCTAATGCGCCAGTTGACAGCAAACAAAGTTGGTATCGTCGCGGCTGAACTGGCCACAAAGCCAGCTACTGCGCTGGCCGTGCTGGTGGCGCAGCTTGCCCGCAAAACGCTGATCAGCGGTTATTACGGATGCGGGAGTTTCGGCATAGGAGTTTCAACCCAGCAAGAAGCCCTTGAGCAATATGCACCAGATTTTGCCGAAAGCAAGGCGGGCCAGGAGCTGGCCCGGGTGCGACAGCACTGGCTCGATCTGATGCCCACAGACGAGAGCGGCGAGACGGGTAACCTACTGCAATGGGCGCTTGGTCAGGACACCGCTACATTGCTCGATTTTCTGGCCTATCTAGTCGCTGTGAGTGTCCAAGGCGTGCAGCATCAGGAGAGCACGTCAGCAACACCACTCGATGCGCTTGCGGCCATCGACGGGGTTGACCCGGCCCGCTGGTGGGAACCGAGCGCCGAGAGTTACCTAGCGCACGTATCGAAGGATCGCATCATTGAGGTGGTGACCGAGGGTGCGGACGAAGCCGCCGCCGCACCGCTCGCCAAGATGAAGAAGGGTGAGGCCGTGCAGGCGGCGCAGCAGGCATTGGCTGGTCGCGGATGGTTGCCCGACATACTGCGGATTCGGGTCGAATAA
- the virB11 gene encoding P-type DNA transfer ATPase VirB11, which produces MSLNPSTEAISFDRSIAVRTFLRPFSKHQEDPNVTEIAIVRAGELYTRTRGAWQLHECPKLSYPHLEALATALAAYNHMARSPIQSVVLPDGERGQIVLPPACIDGTLAINIRKHAQVALSLEELHAQGAFEATHDAAAQYTPDGTSRTDQELMGLKDAGDIPGFLLAAIQARKNLVISGATGSGKTTFARSLIDRVPVDERLVTIEDVHELILPRHRNRIHLMYGGTRGRVSATESLAACMRLSPDRIFLAELRGPETWDYLAALNTGHPGSVTTTHANGAADAFDRLAMLIKQSPTGGNLDLPTIQTFLRQTVDIVLHFERFRLKELWFEPRRQINT; this is translated from the coding sequence ATGAGCTTGAACCCATCCACTGAAGCCATCTCCTTTGATCGATCCATTGCGGTTCGCACCTTTCTGCGACCTTTTTCCAAACATCAGGAGGATCCCAATGTCACTGAAATCGCCATCGTGCGAGCCGGTGAGCTTTACACCCGCACACGCGGTGCCTGGCAGCTTCACGAGTGCCCCAAGCTTTCCTACCCCCACCTGGAGGCCCTGGCCACGGCGCTGGCCGCGTACAACCACATGGCACGCAGCCCCATTCAATCTGTCGTCCTGCCCGATGGCGAGCGCGGCCAGATCGTGCTGCCACCGGCCTGCATTGACGGCACGCTGGCCATCAACATTCGCAAGCACGCCCAAGTGGCGCTCTCCCTGGAGGAACTGCACGCACAAGGCGCGTTTGAGGCCACCCATGACGCCGCCGCCCAATACACGCCAGACGGTACTTCAAGAACCGATCAAGAACTGATGGGGCTGAAGGATGCTGGTGATATTCCCGGATTCCTGCTCGCTGCCATTCAGGCTCGCAAGAACCTGGTCATTTCCGGCGCAACAGGTTCGGGCAAAACCACCTTTGCAAGATCGCTAATCGACCGGGTGCCCGTCGATGAACGCCTGGTCACCATTGAAGACGTGCATGAGCTCATTCTGCCCCGGCACAGAAACCGCATTCATCTGATGTATGGCGGCACACGCGGTCGGGTTTCGGCCACCGAAAGCTTGGCCGCCTGCATGCGCTTATCGCCAGACCGGATATTCCTGGCCGAGCTGCGCGGCCCTGAAACCTGGGATTACCTGGCGGCCTTAAATACCGGCCATCCAGGATCCGTCACCACCACCCACGCCAATGGGGCCGCCGATGCCTTTGACCGGCTGGCGATGCTCATCAAGCAATCACCCACGGGCGGCAACCTTGATCTGCCAACCATTCAAACATTTCTGCGCCAGACCGTAGACATCGTGCTGCATTTCGAGCGGTTTCGACTGAAAGAGCTCTGGTTTGAGCCCAGGCGGCAGATCAACACCTGA
- a CDS encoding virB8 family protein encodes MSASLKSEDVAAYLEQSRGLERDHLGELVSSRKRAWQVALGAGLIALASIAAVAGLTPLKQPPEMYVVRVDSATGSIEHVSTLGQPLEDYGQRIAKYFLNTYVLNCEGYSWQTIQEQFDTCALLSSAPIQTQYGKRFEGQDAVTTRLGTQGTVDVQVHSITLGANQAAIVRFTKTEREITTGNITKAQHLIATMAYQYTDVPLTEEVARLNPLGFQVMRYDLAADLSR; translated from the coding sequence GTGTCCGCATCACTTAAATCCGAAGACGTTGCCGCTTACCTGGAGCAGTCGCGCGGCCTGGAGCGCGATCACCTCGGCGAGCTCGTCAGCAGCCGTAAACGGGCCTGGCAGGTGGCCCTCGGTGCAGGCCTGATCGCCCTGGCCTCCATCGCTGCTGTTGCTGGCCTCACCCCTTTGAAGCAGCCGCCTGAAATGTATGTGGTCCGCGTCGATAGCGCCACCGGCTCCATCGAACATGTCAGCACCCTGGGCCAGCCGCTCGAAGACTACGGTCAGCGCATCGCCAAGTATTTTTTGAATACGTACGTGCTGAACTGCGAGGGCTATAGCTGGCAGACGATACAGGAGCAATTCGACACGTGCGCCCTGCTGTCTTCTGCACCCATCCAGACGCAGTACGGAAAACGATTCGAAGGGCAGGACGCCGTCACGACACGCCTCGGTACTCAGGGCACAGTCGATGTGCAGGTTCATTCGATCACATTGGGTGCCAACCAGGCCGCCATCGTGCGCTTTACCAAGACAGAGCGGGAAATCACCACGGGCAACATTACCAAGGCTCAGCACCTGATTGCCACCATGGCTTACCAATACACCGACGTGCCGCTCACCGAAGAGGTCGCCCGCCTGAACCCGCTGGGCTTTCAGGTCATGCGCTATGACTTGGCTGCCGACTTGTCGCGCTGA
- the virB9 gene encoding P-type conjugative transfer protein VirB9 yields MFKHFPSRQALALLLCLAIPASALALETPRSSRLDHRVRYVNYNDANVIQLNAVIGVATHIVLEPGEKYVYHVFGDSQAYAFTYKNNHLFFKPTAEEANTNLIVVTDRRDYSFRLSYSDNRNSAALYKLVVRYPEVQARQRTQAAQKAAIERSLQAVSSNMNWQAYTRSGDAAIAPVHAWDDGRQTWLQFAPQADIPAVYRVTPDGQEVITNHHMADERTMVLHRTSALWHLRLGDQVLAIHNDAYGITPVPAHTGTASPAVRRSIKGSASPQSPTAAPVPTIRIREATQERNSP; encoded by the coding sequence ATGTTTAAACATTTCCCCAGTCGGCAGGCGCTGGCGTTGCTTCTTTGCCTGGCCATCCCTGCTAGCGCGCTGGCGCTGGAGACCCCTCGTTCCTCGCGGCTCGACCACCGCGTGCGCTATGTCAATTACAACGACGCCAATGTCATCCAGCTCAACGCCGTGATCGGCGTGGCCACCCATATCGTGCTGGAGCCCGGCGAAAAATACGTCTACCACGTCTTTGGCGATAGCCAAGCCTATGCGTTTACCTACAAGAACAATCATCTGTTCTTCAAACCCACGGCAGAAGAAGCCAACACCAACCTTATCGTCGTCACTGACAGGCGCGATTACAGCTTCAGGCTCTCGTACAGCGACAACCGCAATTCAGCCGCCTTGTACAAACTCGTGGTTCGTTATCCAGAGGTTCAAGCCAGGCAACGAACCCAGGCCGCACAAAAGGCTGCGATTGAGCGATCCTTACAAGCCGTCAGCTCGAACATGAACTGGCAGGCCTACACCCGCAGCGGCGACGCGGCCATCGCGCCGGTACACGCCTGGGATGACGGTCGTCAGACCTGGCTGCAGTTTGCACCGCAAGCCGACATTCCGGCCGTGTACCGCGTCACGCCTGACGGCCAGGAAGTCATCACCAATCACCACATGGCAGATGAACGCACCATGGTGCTGCATCGCACGTCTGCCTTATGGCACCTTCGCCTGGGCGACCAAGTGCTGGCGATTCACAACGACGCCTACGGCATCACACCCGTACCAGCACATACCGGGACGGCATCACCCGCAGTCAGACGCAGCATCAAGGGTAGTGCGAGCCCGCAGTCGCCCACTGCGGCACCTGTGCCCACCATCCGCATACGCGAAGCCACGCAAGAAAGGAATTCCCCATGA
- the virB10 gene encoding type IV secretion system protein VirB10 — translation MTEKEQDQAQASQEGNPKDANLERETLNLEATGRSAPRGARAFLWLTILIAVAVAAGVLMKVWSREPAAKADSGLEADQSGITNRLKAPKVERPTPPPTLPPPSSEPTVVSSYNVPPPMPAAPPPVDELTQRRLASPLQAGGTDASAATPSQSNGPQGPYSDAGPLADKLRPLELAPSVAGQLGDRNFLLTQGTMIDCTLQTKLVSAQSGLLTCLATHDVMSANGKVKLIDAGTKFTGYQSGGIQQGQARAFVTWNRLETPTGVIVNLSSPGTGPLGEAGLGGHIDNHFWERFGNAILLSLVGDFGNWASNQGQSGSNNIRFDNTAEGGQEAVAKILEKSLDIPPTLYKNQGERIGIMVARDLDFSHVYELEPIH, via the coding sequence ATGACGGAAAAGGAACAAGATCAGGCACAAGCCTCGCAAGAGGGGAACCCTAAAGACGCTAATCTGGAGCGGGAAACACTGAATCTGGAAGCAACCGGGCGCAGCGCCCCACGCGGTGCCCGCGCTTTTCTGTGGCTCACCATCCTGATCGCTGTGGCAGTGGCTGCCGGTGTGCTCATGAAGGTCTGGAGCCGCGAACCAGCGGCAAAAGCCGATAGCGGTCTGGAAGCCGATCAAAGCGGCATTACCAATCGCCTCAAAGCCCCCAAGGTCGAGCGCCCCACGCCACCTCCAACACTGCCGCCTCCGTCATCCGAGCCAACGGTGGTGTCCAGCTACAACGTCCCACCACCCATGCCCGCAGCTCCGCCTCCTGTCGATGAACTTACCCAGCGTCGGCTGGCCAGCCCGCTACAGGCGGGTGGCACAGACGCAAGCGCCGCGACCCCAAGCCAGTCAAATGGCCCTCAAGGCCCTTATAGCGATGCTGGCCCTCTGGCCGACAAGCTGCGACCGCTGGAGCTGGCCCCATCAGTGGCCGGGCAACTGGGTGACCGCAACTTCCTGCTCACGCAAGGCACCATGATCGACTGCACCCTGCAGACAAAACTGGTCAGCGCCCAGTCCGGGCTTCTGACGTGTCTGGCCACACACGATGTCATGAGCGCCAACGGCAAGGTCAAGCTCATTGATGCCGGCACCAAATTCACGGGCTACCAGTCTGGAGGCATACAGCAAGGCCAGGCCCGCGCCTTTGTGACCTGGAACCGACTGGAAACGCCTACCGGCGTCATCGTGAACCTGAGTTCCCCCGGCACAGGCCCGCTGGGCGAAGCGGGATTGGGCGGGCATATCGACAACCACTTCTGGGAACGCTTTGGCAACGCCATTCTACTTTCTCTGGTGGGCGACTTCGGTAACTGGGCATCCAATCAAGGGCAATCGGGCAGCAACAACATCCGCTTTGACAACACCGCCGAAGGCGGACAGGAAGCGGTCGCAAAGATTTTGGAGAAGTCCCTGGACATTCCTCCCACCCTTTACAAGAACCAGGGCGAGCGTATCGGCATCATGGTCGCCCGTGATCTGGATTTCAGTCACGTCTATGAGCTTGAACCCATCCACTGA